A section of the Castanea sativa cultivar Marrone di Chiusa Pesio chromosome 12, ASM4071231v1 genome encodes:
- the LOC142618637 gene encoding uncharacterized protein LOC142618637 isoform X1, whose protein sequence is MGSKRLPAFNHSNNSDNREKKPNRKEILEKKKAIDDLIKAASADKHPLDSFPSFRHFHKNGLSVYLESGCGDKLSSPTKKYIMGLLKANMEGPYGSEWPTVEKVKRREMVMPEARYIFVHEAPNASSDEILTMSERKETLTVCLENKGSMVGFAQYRFTLEEEIPVLYVYELQLEPHVQAKGLGKFLMQLIELIACKVLSHLFSSHRDNRMGAVVLTVQKANLLAMDFYLNKLRYIISTISPSRVDPLIGDEKSYEILCKAFDCEAEAIFEVTFYP, encoded by the exons ATGGGGTCGAAAAGGCTTCCTGCTTTCAACCATTCCAACAACAGCGATAATAGAGAAAAGAAGCCAAACCGTAAAGAG attcttgagaagaagaaggcaaTCGATGATCTTATCAAAGCAGCTTCTGCTGATAAACACCCACTTGATTCTTTCCCATCCTTTCGTCATTTCCACAAGAATG gCCTATCTGTATACTTGGAGTCAGGGTGTGGGGATAAACTCTCTTCTCCTACTAAGAAATACATCATGGGTCTTCTTAAG GCCAATATGGAGGGGCCATATGGATCTGAGTGGCCAACAGTAGAGAAGGTGAAGCGAAGGGAAATGGTTATGCCAGAAGCACGTTACATATTTGTGCATGAGGCTCCAAATGCAAGTTCTGATGAGATCTTAACAATGTCAGAAAGGAAAGAAACCCTTACTgtttgtttagaaaataaggGATCCATGGTTGGATTTGCCCAATATCGCTTTACTCTAGAGGAAGAGATACCTGTTCTTTATGTGTATGAATTACAGCTTGAGCCTCATGTCCAAGCGAAGGGACTAGGGAAATTTCTAATGCAACTTATTGAGCTTATTGCTTGCAAGGTGCTGAGTCATCTTTTTTCTTCACATAGAGAT AACCGCATGGGTGCTGTGGTGCTAACTGTCCAAAAAGCAAATTTATTAGCTATGGATTTCTATTTAAATAAGCTcag ATATATAATATCAACTATTTCACCATCACGAGTTGATCCATTG ATAGGAGATGAGAAGTCTTATGAAATTCTTTGCAAAGCATTTGATTGTGAAGCTGAAGCTATCTTCGAGGTGACATTTTATCCTTAG
- the LOC142618637 gene encoding uncharacterized protein LOC142618637 isoform X2 produces MGSKRLPAFNHSNNSDNREKKPNRKEILEKKKAIDDLIKAASADKHPLDSFPSFRHFHKNGLSVYLESGCGDKLSSPTKKYIMGLLKANMEGPYGSEWPTVEKVKRREMVMPEARYIFVHEAPNASSDEILTMSERKETLTVCLENKGSMVGFAQYRFTLEEEIPVLYVYELQLEPHVQAKGLGKFLMQLIELIACKVLSHLFSSHRDNRMGAVVLTVQKANLLAMDFYLNKLRYIISTISPSRVDPLIGDEKSYEILCKAFDCEAEAIFEA; encoded by the exons ATGGGGTCGAAAAGGCTTCCTGCTTTCAACCATTCCAACAACAGCGATAATAGAGAAAAGAAGCCAAACCGTAAAGAG attcttgagaagaagaaggcaaTCGATGATCTTATCAAAGCAGCTTCTGCTGATAAACACCCACTTGATTCTTTCCCATCCTTTCGTCATTTCCACAAGAATG gCCTATCTGTATACTTGGAGTCAGGGTGTGGGGATAAACTCTCTTCTCCTACTAAGAAATACATCATGGGTCTTCTTAAG GCCAATATGGAGGGGCCATATGGATCTGAGTGGCCAACAGTAGAGAAGGTGAAGCGAAGGGAAATGGTTATGCCAGAAGCACGTTACATATTTGTGCATGAGGCTCCAAATGCAAGTTCTGATGAGATCTTAACAATGTCAGAAAGGAAAGAAACCCTTACTgtttgtttagaaaataaggGATCCATGGTTGGATTTGCCCAATATCGCTTTACTCTAGAGGAAGAGATACCTGTTCTTTATGTGTATGAATTACAGCTTGAGCCTCATGTCCAAGCGAAGGGACTAGGGAAATTTCTAATGCAACTTATTGAGCTTATTGCTTGCAAGGTGCTGAGTCATCTTTTTTCTTCACATAGAGAT AACCGCATGGGTGCTGTGGTGCTAACTGTCCAAAAAGCAAATTTATTAGCTATGGATTTCTATTTAAATAAGCTcag ATATATAATATCAACTATTTCACCATCACGAGTTGATCCATTG ATAGGAGATGAGAAGTCTTATGAAATTCTTTGCAAAGCATTTGATTGTGAAGCTGAAGCTATCTTCGAG GCATGA
- the LOC142618637 gene encoding uncharacterized protein LOC142618637 isoform X3 has product MGSKRLPAFNHSNNSDNREKKPNRKEILEKKKAIDDLIKAASADKHPLDSFPSFRHFHKNGLSVYLESGCGDKLSSPTKKYIMGLLKANMEGPYGSEWPTVEKVKRREMVMPEARYIFVHEAPNASSDEILTMSERKETLTVCLENKGSMVGFAQYRFTLEEEIPVLYVYELQLEPHVQAKGLGKFLMQLIELIACKNRMGAVVLTVQKANLLAMDFYLNKLRYIISTISPSRVDPLIGDEKSYEILCKAFDCEAEAIFEVTFYP; this is encoded by the exons ATGGGGTCGAAAAGGCTTCCTGCTTTCAACCATTCCAACAACAGCGATAATAGAGAAAAGAAGCCAAACCGTAAAGAG attcttgagaagaagaaggcaaTCGATGATCTTATCAAAGCAGCTTCTGCTGATAAACACCCACTTGATTCTTTCCCATCCTTTCGTCATTTCCACAAGAATG gCCTATCTGTATACTTGGAGTCAGGGTGTGGGGATAAACTCTCTTCTCCTACTAAGAAATACATCATGGGTCTTCTTAAG GCCAATATGGAGGGGCCATATGGATCTGAGTGGCCAACAGTAGAGAAGGTGAAGCGAAGGGAAATGGTTATGCCAGAAGCACGTTACATATTTGTGCATGAGGCTCCAAATGCAAGTTCTGATGAGATCTTAACAATGTCAGAAAGGAAAGAAACCCTTACTgtttgtttagaaaataaggGATCCATGGTTGGATTTGCCCAATATCGCTTTACTCTAGAGGAAGAGATACCTGTTCTTTATGTGTATGAATTACAGCTTGAGCCTCATGTCCAAGCGAAGGGACTAGGGAAATTTCTAATGCAACTTATTGAGCTTATTGCTTGCAAG AACCGCATGGGTGCTGTGGTGCTAACTGTCCAAAAAGCAAATTTATTAGCTATGGATTTCTATTTAAATAAGCTcag ATATATAATATCAACTATTTCACCATCACGAGTTGATCCATTG ATAGGAGATGAGAAGTCTTATGAAATTCTTTGCAAAGCATTTGATTGTGAAGCTGAAGCTATCTTCGAGGTGACATTTTATCCTTAG